In Bifidobacterium scardovii JCM 12489 = DSM 13734, the genomic stretch ATCCCCTCCATCGCCCACGACATCAAGGCGATCAAGGACCGGCGGCGCGAGGCCGGCCGCCAAGTCGAGGCTCTCCTGGAGGGCCACCCTCTTCCCACGGTCCTGACGTCGATGCCCGGGATAGGCGCCGGGACCGCAAGCAGCATCCTCCTCGGCATCGGCGGCGACATCGCCAACTTCAAATCGTCCGCCCATCTGGCCGCATACGCGGGCATATCGCCGGTCACCAGCCAGTCCGGCACCAGCATCAAAGGCGAACGGCCCTCCAGGCGGGGCAACAAGCGACTCAAGAACGCATTATGGCAGACGGCGTTCGTCGCATCCACCAAGCACCCGCCGTCGATCGCCTACTACAAACGCAAACGCGAACAGGGCAAGCACCACAACGCCGCCGTCATCTGCCTCGCGCGCCGACGCCGCGACGTGATCTACAGCATGCTCAAAAACGGCACCCTCTACCAGGAACCCGACCTCGCAGCCTGAAACCCGAACGGCCAGCAAGAACACCGGACCCACCGGCAAGGCGAAGCACGCCCACAACAACCCGCCAAAATCCCGACATCAACCCCTACAGAGTTGACAAAAACATAGGAACACCCCCCGTGAATGTTTTCCGACATCCCCACGTTCCTCACTTCTTGATGCACATTTCAGGTACCGTTCGATGGTACCCTCATTAACGCTCAACACGGCTCTATGAACGTATGCCACTTCACCTGCATGCGTAGGGGCACGAGTCTTTCCCAGCGTACACGGCAATGTCAATGAAGATTGATCCTCCCGCTGGCGGGAGGTGGCGCATAGCGCCGGAGAGTGGTCGAATGCTCGATGCCGCGGGGCCGCCGCTATGCTCCCCTCAGTCGCCTGCGGCGACAGCTCCCCTCAGAGAGGGGAGCCGGATACCTTCGTATTGCAGACTTGCGGCGCGGGCCGCTGTTCGTTTGCGCAACGGCCCCGGTCCGCAATAACGGACTCGCCTGCGGCGAGGCCCGACGTTGCCGAGGCGCTGCCGCACCTCGGCCGGGACCTGTTGGGAGTCCACCGGACTCCCAACAGGGTGCACGGAACGCTAGTTCCGCTCACTCAACGGTCCCGGCCACGTATCCTCTTCGGGCTCGCGGGCGGAGGCGATGGGCTGCTCGGGCAGGTGCTTGGCCGGAATCGTCTTCGGCTTGAACGGGAACTTCTCGGCGCGCATCTTCTCGTAGGCAGCGATGTCGTCCTCGTGCTGCAGCGTCAGGTCGATGTCGTCATAGCCGTTCATCAGGCGCCAGCGCGTGTAGTCGTTGACCTCGAAGGGGAGGGTCACGTCGCCGCAGGTCACGGTGCGCTGTTCCAGATCGACGGTCATCGAACGGCCCGGCTCCTCCTCGAGGAGCTTCCACAGCAGTTCGACCGATTCCTGCGGCATGATCGCCGCAAGCACGCCGTTCTTGGCGGTGTTGCCGTAGAAGATATCGGCGAAGCGCGGCGAGATCACCACGCGGAAGCCATAGTCATGCAGCGCCCAGACGGCATGCTCGCGGGACGATCCGATGCCGAAGTCCGGGCCGGCCACCAGGATCTGCCCCTTCTTGTACGCCTCCTGGTTGAGCACGAAATCGGGATTGCGGCGCCATGCGTAGAACAGCGCGTCGTCGAACCCGGTCTTGGTCACGCGCTTGAGGAACACCGCGGGAATGATCTGATCCGTATCGACGTTCGAGCGGCGCAACGGCACGCCGACGCCGGTGAGTGTGGTGAGTTTTTCCATTGTTGCAAAATCCTTCTTGTCGGGCTCCCCTTGGAAGGGGAACCGATAACTGGGCGGTCTACAGGTCCGCCGGCGACGAGATCGTGCCGCGGATGGCGGTTGCGGCGGCGACCTGCGGCGAGGCGAGGTGCGTGCGCGAGCCCTTGCCCTGGCGACCCTCGAAGTTGCGGTTCGACGTGGAGATCGAACGCTCCCCCGGCACCAGCTTGTCGGGATTCATGCCCAGGCACATCGAGCATCCGGCGTTGCGCCATTCCGCGCCGAAGTCCTTGAACACCCGGTCCAGACCTTCGGCCTCCGCCTGCAGGCGCACGCGGGACGAGGCCGGCACCACGAGCACGCGGTGGATCGACTTCGCCTTGTGCTGCCCCTTCATGATCGCTGCCGCGGCGCGCAGATCCTCGATGCGCCCGTTCGTGCACGAACCGATGAACACGGTGTCCACCGGGATGTCCTTGATCCGCATGCCGGGCTCGAGGCCCATGTAGTCGAGCGCCCGCTCGGCGGCGGCGCGCTTGGTGGCGTCGGCGATCTGCGACGGCACCGGCACGTTCGCGGTGATCGGCAGGCCCTGGCCGGGGTTCGTGCCCCAGGTCACGTACGGCGCCAGATCCTCGGCGTTCAGGTCGACGACCGTGTCGAACACGGCGTCGTCATCGGTCTTGATCGTCTTCCAGTAGGCGACGGCTTTGTCCCACATCTCGCCTTCGGGCGCGTGCGGGCGGCCCTTCAGGTACTCGAACGTGGTCTCGTCAGGCGCGATCATGCCGGCGCGGGCGCCGGCCTCGATCGACATGTTGCAGATCGTCATGCGCGCGTCCATCGACAGGTTGCGGATCGCCTCGCCCCGATATTCGATGACGTGGCCCTGGCCGCCGCCCGTGCCGATCTTCGCGATGATGGCCAGAATGATGTCCTTCGCGGTGACGCCCTTCGGCAGCTCGCCGTTCACGTTGATCGCCATCGTCTTGAACGGCTTGAGGCTCAGCGTCTGCGTGGCCATCACATGCTCGACCTCGGACGTGCCGATGCCGAAGGCGAGCGCGCCGAACGCGCCGTGCGTCGAGGTGTGCGAATCGCCGCACACGATGGTCATGCCCGGCTGAGTCAGGCCCAGAATCGGCGCGAAGGCGTGCACGATGCCCTGATCGGCGTCGCCGAGCGGGTGCAGCCGCACGCCGAACTCCTTGCAGTTCTTCTCCAGCGTGCTCAGCTGCAGCGCGCTGGTCTTGTCCGGATTCGGCCGGTCGATGTCGACCGTCGGGGTGTTGTGGTCTTCGGTGGCGATGAGCTGATCGACGTGGCGCGGCTTGCGCCCCGCCAGACGCAGGCCCTCGAACGCCTGCGGACTGGTGACCTCGTGCATCAGCATCAGGTCGATGTACAGCAAATCAGGCGCTCCGTCGCTGCCTTTGCGTACCAAATGATCGGCCCAGACCTTCTCGGCCAGTGTCGTTCCCATTCGGACTCCTCCTAATTTCTTCGCATAAGGTATTGCCCTTACGCATCCTGTGTGGTACATAGCCTATGGTTCCGCATCAGCCGCGACGAGCTTGGGGCCGGTATATGAGACGGCCGGGAGCGGCCCGGCGACCCCCGATATCGCCGTTACAACACAACACGGCAAACGTCATTTTGCGTTTCACTATGTGAGATGGCATAATCGACGACTATGACTTCCAACGCAGACGCAACCATGGCCGAAGAGCCCCTTGACGACGCCCCAGCCACGGACGACCAGTCCACGGCATTCCCCGTAGACGACGGGGAGATCCATTCCGGCGTCGGCGTGCTCGACAAGACCGTGAAGATCCTTGACGCACTCGAATCCGGACCGGCCACGCTCGGTCAGCTGGTCGCCGCCACCGGACTGGCCCGCCCGACCGCGCACCGGCTGGCGATTGCGCTCGAACGCCACCGTTTCGTGCTGCGCGATCAACACAGCCGTTTCGCGCTTGGATCGCGATTCGCCGAACTGGCCGCGGCCGCCGGCGAGGACCGTCTGCTGACCGCCGCCGGCCCGATCCTGCAGACGCTACTCGACCGCACCGGCGAATCGGCGCAGATCTATCGCCGCCAGGGCGACCAGCGCATGTGCATCGCCGCCGTCGAGCGCGCGTCCGGCCTGCGCGATTCGATCCCCGTCGGCGCGATGCTGTCGATGGAAGCGGGCTCGGCCGCTCAGATCCTGCTGGCGTGGGAGGACTCGGAACGCCTGCATCAGGGACTTCGCCGCGCGAAGTTCAGCGCGACGAAGCTGGCCTCCGTGCGCAAGCGCGGATGGTCCGAATCCGTGAACGAGCGCGAGGACGGCGTGTGCTCGATCTCCGCACCGATCCGCAACGCCTCGGGCCAGGTGATCGCCGCGATCTCGATCTCCGGGCCGTCCGGCCGCATGGGCAACTCCCCCGGCCGCCGCTACGCCCCGCTCGTCATGGCCGCCGGCAAGTACCTCACCGACGCGCTCATCAAGGCTTCCGCCGGCCGCTGAGCGATCACTGATTGCTCGATGAATACTTGACGCCCACGGTGATGCTCCCCTCAGAGAGGGGAGCCAACAGGCATCTACGCGAACAGGCCTCTGAGCGAGTCCCAGAGATTCTTCTTGTGCAGCAGGTTCATGCCTTCGCTCTCGGCCTTGACGTCGGCTATGTCGTATGAATAGGCCTTGCGGGAGCTGGGTTTGCCGACCAGGTCGCCGAATTCGAGCAGCTGCGTGCGCGGGTTGTGCGGGTGGCGGATGTCGAACTCGAACAACCTGGCCGCGCGCTTCTCCGGCGCTGGCCCATAGGACCCGAATCCGCAGGTCGGCGTGGCGACCATCATCATGCCGTCCAGTTCGCCGACGAACCCGTTGCGGTGATCGTGCCCGGCGACGATGCCGAAATAGCCCCGCTCCCCGCGCCGCCCATCCGCCTTGCCGGACTCGCCCTTGCCGGCCTCACCGCGGCCGCGCAGCACGTCGTACTCGCCGCAATCGGCATCGGGGCAGCTGATGCCCTCGCCCAGATAGCTGCCGGGCTGCATCTTCGACTCATCCATGACGTAGTACGCGGACGCATATGTGCGATAACCCTGCATCGCGCCGGGCGCATTCGGCTCGGCCGGCGTGAGCAGCTCATAGTACTGCGGCAGGGGCATATGCTGGAACACCAACGATTGCGTGCCGATGCGCGAGGGAATCGACGCGAGGAACCGCAGGGCCGCGCCCGACGGGCTGCCGTAACCGCCCTCGCGCGCGTAGTCGCCGGAATTGACCAATACCAATGCCAGCACGTTGCGGGTACGTTCCACATCCATCACCGGCAATGCGAGCGTACCGGGCTCGCAGGGAAACACCTGCTGGTCGGCCAGCCCGGACAGCGGCATCGTGCAGGACCGCGGTTCGGAAGGGGCGAAAGGATCCGCGGAATCGGCGGCCATGTCCTCGCCGTCCGCCCCGGCACCGGAAACGGCGCCGGGCGCAACCCCGGCATCGATCGGCGCGGCGTTGAGGCAGCCGGGGAATTCCCGGTAGATCGCGTCGAACTCATTCACATCGAGCCCGCACTGAAAATCGTGGTTGCCGTAGGTGACGGCGAACGGCACGCCGCGCTTGATCAGCGGGGCGAGGAACTGGCCGATGGCCTTGCGCGCCAGCTTGCGCGTCTTCTCCAGCTCCGCGGCACGGCGCTTGGACGCCGAACCGCTCTCGGAGAGGCGGTCCCCCGAACCGATGCGCGGGGACTGCGCGCCGGCGGCCTCCTGCTCGTCGCGCCAGCGCCGCTTGCGGAACGTGG encodes the following:
- the leuD gene encoding 3-isopropylmalate dehydratase small subunit, producing MEKLTTLTGVGVPLRRSNVDTDQIIPAVFLKRVTKTGFDDALFYAWRRNPDFVLNQEAYKKGQILVAGPDFGIGSSREHAVWALHDYGFRVVISPRFADIFYGNTAKNGVLAAIMPQESVELLWKLLEEEPGRSMTVDLEQRTVTCGDVTLPFEVNDYTRWRLMNGYDDIDLTLQHEDDIAAYEKMRAEKFPFKPKTIPAKHLPEQPIASAREPEEDTWPGPLSERN
- the leuC gene encoding 3-isopropylmalate dehydratase large subunit produces the protein MGTTLAEKVWADHLVRKGSDGAPDLLYIDLMLMHEVTSPQAFEGLRLAGRKPRHVDQLIATEDHNTPTVDIDRPNPDKTSALQLSTLEKNCKEFGVRLHPLGDADQGIVHAFAPILGLTQPGMTIVCGDSHTSTHGAFGALAFGIGTSEVEHVMATQTLSLKPFKTMAINVNGELPKGVTAKDIILAIIAKIGTGGGQGHVIEYRGEAIRNLSMDARMTICNMSIEAGARAGMIAPDETTFEYLKGRPHAPEGEMWDKAVAYWKTIKTDDDAVFDTVVDLNAEDLAPYVTWGTNPGQGLPITANVPVPSQIADATKRAAAERALDYMGLEPGMRIKDIPVDTVFIGSCTNGRIEDLRAAAAIMKGQHKAKSIHRVLVVPASSRVRLQAEAEGLDRVFKDFGAEWRNAGCSMCLGMNPDKLVPGERSISTSNRNFEGRQGKGSRTHLASPQVAAATAIRGTISSPADL
- a CDS encoding IclR family transcriptional regulator, with product MAEEPLDDAPATDDQSTAFPVDDGEIHSGVGVLDKTVKILDALESGPATLGQLVAATGLARPTAHRLAIALERHRFVLRDQHSRFALGSRFAELAAAAGEDRLLTAAGPILQTLLDRTGESAQIYRRQGDQRMCIAAVERASGLRDSIPVGAMLSMEAGSAAQILLAWEDSERLHQGLRRAKFSATKLASVRKRGWSESVNEREDGVCSISAPIRNASGQVIAAISISGPSGRMGNSPGRRYAPLVMAAGKYLTDALIKASAGR
- a CDS encoding metallophosphoesterase — encoded protein: MTELYGNDGATGGGNAAEAANPRPNGAPVEGDGRPVSVSARLGRLQFHHSGKFRVLQFADIQDGPKVSKDTIRLIETSLDAARPDIVVFSGNQIAGYDPSFAATFRKRRWRDEQEAAGAQSPRIGSGDRLSESGSASKRRAAELEKTRKLARKAIGQFLAPLIKRGVPFAVTYGNHDFQCGLDVNEFDAIYREFPGCLNAAPIDAGVAPGAVSGAGADGEDMAADSADPFAPSEPRSCTMPLSGLADQQVFPCEPGTLALPVMDVERTRNVLALVLVNSGDYAREGGYGSPSGAALRFLASIPSRIGTQSLVFQHMPLPQYYELLTPAEPNAPGAMQGYRTYASAYYVMDESKMQPGSYLGEGISCPDADCGEYDVLRGRGEAGKGESGKADGRRGERGYFGIVAGHDHRNGFVGELDGMMMVATPTCGFGSYGPAPEKRAARLFEFDIRHPHNPRTQLLEFGDLVGKPSSRKAYSYDIADVKAESEGMNLLHKKNLWDSLRGLFA